The Apostichopus japonicus isolate 1M-3 chromosome 14, ASM3797524v1, whole genome shotgun sequence region CTGTGAAACCTAATAATTCTCTCTGTCGCTGCTGAGAAAGCCGTGGACACGTTCACCGCTGTTTTGGCGCTGGTCTCAAAGTACGGTACTTTGCCGTTATCCTGGCACCACTGATTGGCTTCCTCTTCCGTCACCGCTCTCTCTTCTGCTGAAATGTCCGATTTATTTCCCAGCAAGATGAAAGGAAAATGCTCCCACGACTGTTCGGGTATATCGGCATAGTAAAAAAATTCTTTCCTCCACATGGACAAGTTAATGAAGCTTTGCTTATCGTCCAAACAGAAAGTCAGTATACAGCAGTCTGATCCTCGATAAAATGGAGTTCGAAGGCTCTTGAACCTCTCCTGTCCTGCGGTATCCCAGATCTGTATCGTGTGTTTCTCGTCATTGATGGTGACATCTTTGTTCAGGAACTCTACTCCAATCGTATGGAAGGACTGGCTATCAAATTTGTCGCTCACATAACGGTTCATTAAGGAACTCTTCCCTACACCCCCATCTCCGAGGATAATCACTTTAAAAATTTCACTCTTACTGACAGCCATGTTGAACATTAATGGCAAAGCAGTAGCTAGCACCAGTATATTTATCACTTCTGCATAAGAATCACAAGTTGGACAGAACTATTGATGGGGGAGAAACGAAAGCTTGGGGGACCAAACCGAAGCCATCTGTAGAGAATGGAAAGGGAAGTAATATTACTAATTTTTGTACAGAAGAACACTTAAAATTAAGCTAACATCCCATTAACAAATTCCACACCACTATCACTGAAATAAGTAAATGAATGAAAGCGACTTCAAAAGGAATTTACTAAATCCTTCTTTGTGCCAGCAGTAGTTTGTGCTACAGTGAAATACACAATTAAAGAGAAGCCTAGAATTCTTAAGACATACAGGACATGCAGGACTGTCAGTAGATACTACACTTCAAACcagcaaacacacacaagatGGCTATACAAGCTGCATCTTGTTAACTATGTACAATATAAAGTCAATAATTTACTCCTGCAGGCAGTTACTTTATGATGCCAagcaactactgtacatactcaTGCAGGGTAGGCCATATGGCTTGTGAGTAATGTCACTTCATGTCGCTGAGAGGTCAGGCAGCTGCTATCTAGTATCTAGATACATTTAACAagtaaagtttattttggaattaagAGAACTTTGTCATTAATTACTTTTATCAACACACTGGTGTTTAATTGAAAAAATCTTGTCTATTGAACAATTAACTTAAAACATTGTTACCA contains the following coding sequences:
- the LOC139980163 gene encoding ras-related protein Rab-9A-like — translated: MFNMAVSKSEIFKVIILGDGGVGKSSLMNRYVSDKFDSQSFHTIGVEFLNKDVTINDEKHTIQIWDTAGQERFKSLRTPFYRGSDCCILTFCLDDKQSFINLSMWRKEFFYYADIPEQSWEHFPFILLGNKSDISAEERAVTEEEANQWCQDNGKVPYFETSAKTAVNVSTAFSAATERIIRFHSSHDDKGAQKQVGAINLNNKPSNKPASSTQSCCS